In the Topomyia yanbarensis strain Yona2022 chromosome 3, ASM3024719v1, whole genome shotgun sequence genome, one interval contains:
- the LOC131690598 gene encoding uncharacterized protein LOC131690598 has protein sequence METKRLKVTNRKQFECLVAHMEKNPAIAKGQKYAEAASCSKAKYNEVWNRLSMELNSLGPPMRSLMEWQKVWTDFKLKTKRKLSHNRLESLATGGGTHKMAHFSSCEESVIALLSLDTAVNTTGNYCKKIYHCKI, from the exons ATGGAGACCAAAAG GTTGAAAGTTACTAACCGGAAGCAATTTGAATGTTTGGTGGCCCACATGGAAAAGAACCCAGCCATAGCTAAAGGCCAAAAATACGCAGAGGCAGCTAGTTGCTCAAAGGCTAAATACAATGAGGTGTGGAACCGCCTCAGTATGGAATTAAACAGCCTCGGTCCACCGATGCGTTCGTTAATGGAGTGGCAAAAA GTATGGACAGACTTCAAGTTAAAAACAAAGCGCAAACTTTCCCACAACCGTCTGGAATCGCTAGCTACGGGTGGAGGAACGCATAAAATGGCACATTTCTCGTCATGCGAAGAGTCTGTGATTGCTCTTCTCTCGTTGGACACGGCTGTGAATACTACAGGTaattattgcaaaaaaatttatcATTGCAAAATATAG